A single Nicotiana tabacum cultivar K326 chromosome 5, ASM71507v2, whole genome shotgun sequence DNA region contains:
- the LOC107772101 gene encoding uncharacterized protein LOC107772101 — MPIVELLEYVRTLLERWTKERLLKAKGTFTYLGIKFNKELDDNRTLSHKLRVRASTDYIHTILDGVRRYIVCLENKRCSCGQFQLDELPIPHALTALRCRDESFEQYYCPYYTRRTSCVLMKYSKSPA; from the exons ATGCCGATAGTAGAACTATTAGAGTATGTGAGGACTCTTCTTGAACGTTGGACGAAGGAAAGGTTATTGAAAGCAAAGGGTACATTCACATACCTTGGGATTAAATTCAACAAAGAGTTGGATGACAACAGAACATTATCGCACAAGCTTAGA gtgagggcttcaacaGACTACATCCATACAATACTAGATGGTGTGAGGCGCTATATTGTTTGTCTTGAAAACAAGAGATGTAGTTGTGGGCAATTCCAGCTTGATGAACTTCCTATTCCACATGCTTTGACTGCTTTAAGATGCAGGGATGAGTCTTTTGAACAATATTATTGTCCTTATTACACAAGGAGAACCTCTTGCGTACTTATGAAATACAGTAAATCCCCTGCCTGA